The following are encoded in a window of Microtus ochrogaster isolate Prairie Vole_2 linkage group LG7_11, MicOch1.0, whole genome shotgun sequence genomic DNA:
- the Aga gene encoding N(4)-(beta-N-acetylglucosaminyl)-L-asparaginase yields MARKSNLPLRLLPLVLGIALAQGSSLLPLVLNTWPFMNATAEAWRTLESGGSALDAVENGCAVCEREQCDGTVGYGGSPDELGETTLDAMIMDGTAMDVGAVGDLRRIKNAIGVARKVLEHTTHTLLVGESATKFAESMGFTNENLSTGASKALHSDWLARNCQPNYWRKVIPDPSKYCGPYKPSGVLEKGSPVEKEVDIHGHDTIGMVVIHKTGHTAAGTSTNGLRFKIPGRVGDSPIPGAGAYANDRAGAAAATGDGDTLLRFLPSYQAVEYMRRGDDPLTACQKVILRIKKYYPEFFGAVICANVTGSFGAACNKLPTFTQFHFMVYNSLQSQPVEEKVDCI; encoded by the exons ATGGCGCGGAAGTCGAATCTGCCTTTGCGTCTCCTACCGTTGGTGCTGGGCATCGCCCTGGCGCAGGGCTCCAGCCTCCTGCCCCTGGTCCTCAACACTTGGCCTTTTATGAATGCAACAGCTGAAG CATGGCGGACATTAGAGTCTGGAGGTTCTGCCCTGGATGCGGTTGAGAAtggctgtgctgtgtgtgagAGGGAGCAGTGTGATGGCACAGTAGGCTATGGAGGAAGTCCCGATGAACTTGGGGAAACCACCCTGGATGCCATGATCATGGATGG CACTGCTATGGATGTGGGGGCAGTAGGAGACCTCAGAAGAATTAAAAATGCAATTGGAGTGGCTCGGAAAGTCCTGGAGCATACAACACACACGCTTTTAGTAGGGGAGTCAG CCACCAAGTTTGCTGAAAGTATGGGTTTTACCAATGAGAATTTATCTACCGGTGCCTCAAAAGCTCTTCATTCAGACTGGCTTGCTCGGAATTGCCAGCCAAATTATTGGAGA AAAGTTATACCAGATCCTTCAAAATACTGTGGACCCTACAAACCATCTGGTGTCTTAGAGAAGGGCAGTCCTGTTGAAAAAGAAGTGGATATCCATGGTCATGATACTATTG GCATGGTTGTAATCCATAAGACGGGGCATACCGCAGCGGGCACATCTACAAATGGTTTAAGATTCAAAATACCTGG TCGTGTAGGAGACTCACCAATACCAGGAGCTGGGGCCTATGCCAATGACAGGGCTGGAGCAGCTGCAGCCACGGGGGATGGCGACACCCTGCTGCGCTTCCTGCCCAG CTACCAAGCTGTAGAATATATGAGAAGAGGAGATGACCCACTCACAGCTTGCCAGAAAGTGATTTTAAGAATTAAGAAGTATTATCCGGAATTCTTTGGGGCTGTGATATGTGCCAATGTGACAGGAAGTTTTG GTGCTGCTTGCAACAAACTTCCAACATTTACTCAATTTCATTTCATGGTTTATAATTCTCTACAAAGTCAGCCAGTGGAAGAAAAAGTAGACTGCATCTAA